TACCGATTTGGTAATATTCATAAGAATTGGGAACGGCATTGAAATCTCCCGCTAAAATAACCGGATATGGTGATTCTGCAATTGCTTTCTTGATGTCGGCAACTTCATCCTGATGATTTTTAAACGTGGGCACCAATTTGCGGATGACGTATCGCAGTTTTACTTTATTCTGATCAAGATCCTCTGTTGGTTTAACTTTGCCCTTTTCAAACGAGAAGGGACTTAAATATACATTGATCAGGCGAATAGTTTTCCCGTGAACTTCCACATCAGCAAAAAAAGAGTTTCCGTTTCCAACCGTTGCAATTTTACCCTGGCGAATGATTTTATATTTTGAATTTAATGCTACAATTTCGTAAGAATCGGTCTGGTACTGGTAACCCTGAACATTAAACTCCGTGCTGTATTCCTGAGCTAATATTATATCTGCATCTGTATTTTTCAGATAGTCATAAATCTTTTCGTACCCATAAAGTAGGCCCCCTTTCGTATTGAGAGACACAATTTTCAGATTACCGCGCTGCTCCTTTGTGGTGCTGAAGTTAATCCATCTTTTTACAGGATTAATCAAAAATAGAGAAAGCAGTAAGAATACAACCGCGCGCTTCTTCCAGAGAACGATCCACAGTAGAATCATACCAACATTCAGAATCATTAAGACCGGAAAAGCCAGAGAAAGCATGTTAAACCAGGGGAAAATTCTTGGTGGAACATAGGCATTCAGCAAAGTTCCCAATAAAAGAACAATGACTAAAGAGTGAAATACTGTCAATAAAAAAAAGATTATTCCCACAATCACACCTTAATTAAACCGGTACAAATGCTTTTTCCAGATTTTGGCAAGAATAAACCCAACAAGTGCCCCCCCAACGTGTGCAAGGTGTGCAATGCCGCCAACATTCCCAGAAATTCCCAAATACACCGAAACCGCGATAACTACGGGCATCAGATATTTAACTTTAACCGGCACTGGAATAAACATCAACATAATTTTAGCATCAGGATATAATGTCGCAAATGCTGCTATAACGCCGAAAATCGCGCCTGACGCACCAACCATCGGAACCGAAATAATAGACTGTAATTGGTTTACTAAATTCTGCTGTTCAAGTATCGCTGCAGAATTTCCTTTAAATGAAACACTTTCGCCATCCATATAACCCGCCAAATCAAACCCTAAACTTTGCAGACTGCTTTTTATCTGTTCGACTTCAACGAAATTCCAAAGGTTAAAAAGGAAAAACGCACCCAATCCACTTACAAAATATAAGATCACGTACTTTTTATCTCCCAGAACCTGTTCCAGAACAGGCCCGAAACTGTAAAGCGTCATGAGATTAAATAAAATATGCATAAAACTGCCATGCATAAACATATGCGTAATGATCTGCCACGAGTGAAAAAAGGGTGAAAAAGGATAAAATGCGGCCAGATACTGGTACATTAAATCGGTTTGCAGAACGTACGTCAGGATGAAGACGATTACGTTGATGATAATGATATTTCGCGTAATTGGCGGTATATTGTTGAACATGTACTTTAAAATTTATTTTTTAATTCGTCTAACGGAATCTCAGTGAAACACCTTTTCCCGGAAGGCAGATATTCGGGAAAACCAAGCGCAGTAAAATCTTTTATAACCTGTTCTGCATCAACTTTGTATAGGAAATCAAAGCGCGATTTACTCTGTATTTTATTCCACTGGTTTTGGTAAAAATTCAAAAACTCTTCTTCTGTCCTGTATTCAAGGATTTCGAAAAGGTTTTCCATGAATTTCATGACCTGTGTTTCTTTCAGTCCTTCGGGAATGGCGTCTATCCGTAGAACATTATCATTGGCGATTACCATTTCGAAACCGAGTTCCGGCAGGTATTTCTTAATCGAACGGAATTTGTTTTTCTCCGTTTCGTTCATGTGATATTCCAGAGAAAAAAGCAGGGTATGTTTTTCGCTGCTGCGTTTTTTCTTTGCATTCCTTTCACTGATGACCAGGCGCTGCATACGACCCAAATCAAGCATCAGGGTTTTTCCGCCTTTGTTGAAAAGCCAATATCCGTTCGGAAGCCGCATCAAATCCTCATCGAAATCTTCATCTTCAAACAGATTAATTTTAGAAGGTTCGGGTTGAATAGTCTGCTGGTACATTTCAGTGAGTGCCGTTCGGTCGCCCGCAGAAGCTCTTTCTTCAAGAAAAGGATTGTAATCGCGGTCTACCGTGATCTCCGGCGCCCTCAAAGTTCCACTTTTACTCGTCTGATGAACAAATGCATCAATGCTTGCATCCCTCTCGAAATCCAGACTTGGCGCAACATTATAAATTCCAAGAGATTTTTTGATTGTAGAACGGACCAGGGCAAAAATCAGGTTTTCATCCTCAAATTTAACTTCTGTTTTCTGAGGATGAATATTGACATCAACTTTCTCGGGATCAAGTTCTAAAAACAGGAAAAATGTAGGGATATATCCCGGCAGAAGCAAGCCTTCGAAAGCTTCCTGTACCGCTTTGTTGAAGTAAGCGCTCCGGAAAAACCTTCCGTTGACAAAGAAAAACTGTTCGCCGCGAACTTTTTTGGCACCTTCGGGTTTTGCAACAAATCCGTGGAGTTTTACCCACCCAAGATCTTCCTTTATCGGAACGAGAATAGAATGAAGTTTGCGCCCGAAAATTTCTACAATTCGCTGAAGCAAACTCGATTTCCTGAGCCGAAAAATAATATCATCATTATGAAAAAGTTCAAAATCGATATTTTCGTGAGCTAAAGCAACTCTTTGAAACTCATCAATAATATGGCGGAATTCTACGTTGTTATTTTTGAGAAATTTGCGTCTCGCAGGAACATTATAAAATAGATTTTTGACTAAAAAGTTAGAACCTTCTGTAGTCTGTATAGGTTCCTGAAACTGAAACCCGCCACCTTCAATATAAATATTGGTTCCGGTTGTGGAATCCCTGGTTTTGGTTCTAAGTTCAACCTGTGCTACTGCTGCGATTGACGCCAAAGCTTCTCCACGAAAACCTTTAGTGGAAATGCGGAAAATATCTTCAGTTGTACTTATTTTTGAAGTTGCGTGCCTCTCGAAGGCAAGCCGCGCATCAGTATCGCTCATACCGCTGCCGTTATCTACCACCTGAATTAAATTTTTACCTGCCTCCCGAACGATGAGTTCAACCTTAGTGGCACCTGCATCGATGGCATTCTCCATGAGTTCTTTTACGATTGAAGCAGGCCGCTGCACCACTTCGCCCGCAGCGATTTGGTTGGCGACATGATCCGGCAAAAGTTTTATAATATCTGACATTTGTTTATTCTCCGACAAAAATACGATTAGATTCGGGGTTTTGTAAATTTAAAAATGAATACTTTTCTGCAATTATTTGTATTTAACTGCATCGATTTTGGTGGTAAGTTTATGAAATATCTTTTCGGAGAAGTTCCTTTGATCAGAAAGATGTTTCAGTTCAAAATTTCTCTTTTTCCGGATGACCATAAAATGATAATCATCCTGTTCCCAAATTCCATATTTCTCGAAATATGCAAGTTCTAAACCATTTTTTTCAAGATGTTTCATCAGGGTAAAAAGTTCGATTTCCTGGTCAATTACCTGGAGACTTTCAGGATGGTTAATTCGTGCATAACCAATATATTGCGGGTTCGGAATATTGATAAGAATATTTGTTTTTTCAGTAGCGATTTTAGATAAATTTGCGAAAAGTTCGGCGTGATGTTCCAAAGGAATATGTTCGATGACATCCATCAAAGTGACCATATCAAAATCAGAATTTTTGGGCTGGTATTTTACTACATCAGCAACATCAAAATAAATGTTTTTCCTGTCTTTCAGTTCATTCTTCGCAACGGCCACACTTTTTTCGCTAAGATCCACCGCTTCAATAATCCCGTTCTTGACTTTTTTTGCCAAAAGCTTAGTGAAAATTCCCACGCCGCAACCCAATTCAAGAACTTTGGAATCGGCATTTAACCCGCCGTTCAGCAGCCTTTTATAAAGGGAA
The window above is part of the Kaistella faecalis genome. Proteins encoded here:
- a CDS encoding endonuclease/exonuclease/phosphatase family protein; this translates as MTVFHSLVIVLLLGTLLNAYVPPRIFPWFNMLSLAFPVLMILNVGMILLWIVLWKKRAVVFLLLSLFLINPVKRWINFSTTKEQRGNLKIVSLNTKGGLLYGYEKIYDYLKNTDADIILAQEYSTEFNVQGYQYQTDSYEIVALNSKYKIIRQGKIATVGNGNSFFADVEVHGKTIRLINVYLSPFSFEKGKVKPTEDLDQNKVKLRYVIRKLVPTFKNHQDEVADIKKAIAESPYPVILAGDFNAVPNSYEYYQIGKNLKDVFVETGTGSATSFHDYKFPIRIDYVFCSPEIKPVSYKVDRSVKLSDHYPVITEFKID
- a CDS encoding rhomboid family intramembrane serine protease; the encoded protein is MFNNIPPITRNIIIINVIVFILTYVLQTDLMYQYLAAFYPFSPFFHSWQIITHMFMHGSFMHILFNLMTLYSFGPVLEQVLGDKKYVILYFVSGLGAFFLFNLWNFVEVEQIKSSLQSLGFDLAGYMDGESVSFKGNSAAILEQQNLVNQLQSIISVPMVGASGAIFGVIAAFATLYPDAKIMLMFIPVPVKVKYLMPVVIAVSVYLGISGNVGGIAHLAHVGGALVGFILAKIWKKHLYRFN
- the mutL gene encoding DNA mismatch repair endonuclease MutL, producing MSDIIKLLPDHVANQIAAGEVVQRPASIVKELMENAIDAGATKVELIVREAGKNLIQVVDNGSGMSDTDARLAFERHATSKISTTEDIFRISTKGFRGEALASIAAVAQVELRTKTRDSTTGTNIYIEGGGFQFQEPIQTTEGSNFLVKNLFYNVPARRKFLKNNNVEFRHIIDEFQRVALAHENIDFELFHNDDIIFRLRKSSLLQRIVEIFGRKLHSILVPIKEDLGWVKLHGFVAKPEGAKKVRGEQFFFVNGRFFRSAYFNKAVQEAFEGLLLPGYIPTFFLFLELDPEKVDVNIHPQKTEVKFEDENLIFALVRSTIKKSLGIYNVAPSLDFERDASIDAFVHQTSKSGTLRAPEITVDRDYNPFLEERASAGDRTALTEMYQQTIQPEPSKINLFEDEDFDEDLMRLPNGYWLFNKGGKTLMLDLGRMQRLVISERNAKKKRSSEKHTLLFSLEYHMNETEKNKFRSIKKYLPELGFEMVIANDNVLRIDAIPEGLKETQVMKFMENLFEILEYRTEEEFLNFYQNQWNKIQSKSRFDFLYKVDAEQVIKDFTALGFPEYLPSGKRCFTEIPLDELKNKF
- a CDS encoding class I SAM-dependent methyltransferase, whose translation is MKQNEISDFYDEYVQRQIKTGANERLISLYKRLLNGGLNADSKVLELGCGVGIFTKLLAKKVKNGIIEAVDLSEKSVAVAKNELKDRKNIYFDVADVVKYQPKNSDFDMVTLMDVIEHIPLEHHAELFANLSKIATEKTNILINIPNPQYIGYARINHPESLQVIDQEIELFTLMKHLEKNGLELAYFEKYGIWEQDDYHFMVIRKKRNFELKHLSDQRNFSEKIFHKLTTKIDAVKYK